The genomic region ATACCTGCGGCGGGTGCGGGACCTGGCTCAGGTGAAGTCCGGCAATCGCATCACCCGGCCGGTGGCCGAGGAGGCGCTGGCGATGCTGGGGGTGGACGAGGTCGGGCTGGAGGAGATGGACCGGCGGATCCTTCGGACCCTCGTGAGCCATCCCGGTCCCGTGGGGCTCAAGACGCTGGCGGTGGCGGTGGGGGAGCAGGAGGATACGATCGAGGAGGTCTACGAGCCCTACCTCATCCAGCAGAATTTTCTGGTCCGCACGGCGCGCGGCCGCAAAGCCACGGAAAAGGCGCACCGTCATCTCAACCTGGAGGGGGCCCCCGAACCGCAGAAAAGGCTCTTCTGACCCGCGCCGCGGCGGCTATCGCGCCAGCCCAATGAGGCTCACCAGCGTGCGCAGGTCCTCGTCCGGCCACTCCAGCCCGAGCCCCACCAGGAACTCGGGATCTTCACCGATGCGGTTGACGCCGCCGTAGAGGCGCACCGTGCTCAGGAGAAGCTCCACCCAGCTCTCCTTGCGGGTCCACAGAGGGGTCTTCACGAAAAACCGAAGCACCGGACCGTCGATCCGCTCGTCGATGTCCTCCTGATCCACGTCGTTGTAGGCGTCCCGCCCTTCGAAGACGAACTCGACGGGGTGGCGGAAGAGGAGCCAGTCGTCCCACGTGAATTCCACGCCGCCCCCGGGTTTGCCCTCGAGGAGACCCCCGCGCACCGCCAGCCGGCGGTCGAGGAACCAGGGGATCCGGTACGCGGCCTGGACGTCGGGCCGGATGATCGTGTCCGCGTCGCCGTCCTCGAGGAGGGCCTCGTAGACGACGTCTCCTTCGGGGTCGAGCGAGAGAAACGCCGCCCCGACGAAGAAATATTTGTCCTCGCTGGGCGTGATGCGGATGCCGAGCCGCGAGATCTGCATGTGGCTTTCGTCGTAGAACTTCGAGTCCGCGGCGACCTCGACGACCGACCGGGCGGCGCGGCCGAGCACGCGGTCCACGTCCCGCAGCGCCTGCCTGGCCTGCTCGTAGAGCTCGTCGTCCTGCAGGAGCTTGCCCACGGTGCCTTCGCCGTTCTCCAGGCGCTCCGTGATCGTCCGGAGCGATTCGCTCGACTTTTCGACGTTCTCGACCGTGCGCTTGAGCCGCTCGCCCATCTCCTTGTCGTGCACGAGCGTCCCGAGGGGGCCCTCGCCGGACTGGATGCGCGCGGTGATCGCCTCGATGTTCCGGCCGGCCTTTTCCACATGCTCCAGGGTCTTCTGGAGACGCTCCGTCATCGCCCGGTCGTGGAGGAGCGCCCCGAGGGGGCCTTCCCCCTTGCGGAGGGCTTCGGTCGCCTCCCGCAGGTTGGCCGTCGCCTGCGCCACGTTGTCGAGCGCGGCGTCGATGAATTCCGAGCTCAGCCGCTCCTGGAGCTTGTCCACGGCCTTTTCGATCGACTCGAGCGCGCCCACCGCCTTGCGATGAAGCTCGTCGGTGGCCAGGAGCTTGTGGACCGTGCCGGGGCCTTCCTTGATCGTCTGGGTGATTTCGCGGAGATTCCGGATGAGCTCGCGGACGTTCTCGCGGTTCTCATCGACGAGCGAGCCGATCTC from Planctomycetota bacterium harbors:
- a CDS encoding MlaD family protein; translation: MNRNVWLGFLFLAALILLAFATLVVGELPFGRRYALRVHFERVQGLRKGDDVRVEGLRMGRVEDLELHPDRGVVATMTLDRPLTLYSDARIAVESSSVLGGSYVSILRGSREPRVPVDERTVLTGEARLGLEEIGSLVDENRENVRELIRNLREITQTIKEGPGTVHKLLATDELHRKAVGALESIEKAVDKLQERLSSEFIDAALDNVAQATANLREATEALRKGEGPLGALLHDRAMTERLQKTLEHVEKAGRNIEAITARIQSGEGPLGTLVHDKEMGERLKRTVENVEKSSESLRTITERLENGEGTVGKLLQDDELYEQARQALRDVDRVLGRAARSVVEVAADSKFYDESHMQISRLGIRITPSEDKYFFVGAAFLSLDPEGDVVYEALLEDGDADTIIRPDVQAAYRIPWFLDRRLAVRGGLLEGKPGGGVEFTWDDWLLFRHPVEFVFEGRDAYNDVDQEDIDERIDGPVLRFFVKTPLWTRKESWVELLLSTVRLYGGVNRIGEDPEFLVGLGLEWPDEDLRTLVSLIGLAR